tttgtgtacCACTACACTCGCTGTTTCAGCAGCATCTGGCCCTCTAGAGTCAGTCCTCGTACGTGATTGGCCGAACAGTGCGCCCATAGAAGTAGTCTCCCGTTTGTGTGTATGGATtttcagcagagctgaccaATGGCGTCTCGTTTGGGAACGACACGTCACTGGACAGAAATGCAGAGAACTACTGTACCTGTCTCTGGGGCTGAGGTTGTACAGCCGGAGCTCTGCGTCTCTGAGGAGGGGGGGCCGTGATGTGGTGACCAGGACTGTTAACTTCAATAAGTCTGCAAATGAAAGTCATGACTGTTAACTAATGACAGGCAGATGACTGAATGGCTGAATGTGAAAGGACTTAAACAAATGtatttctgctgtttgtctttgattAGGTGGTTGGAATTATATAGAAACATGACAGAGTATAATGTGCTGTACAGGGTACTGTACCAATCACTGCATTTATATGAATACTGGGAATTAAAGGATACGACCAAAAACCTGtcaggtagtatttaagaataaagggacACTCTGATTCATCCATATTTACTATAGAGTTCTTATTTTTTCCTCTGCATAAATTTGCCAGGGCAGCtgaagatgatgtaaaacacgTCATTCTAGCAGCTCTGATCCGAATTCCACGTCCTACAACTAAAGTAGTGCTTCCTGGttctctgtacctgcctcaGCAACGTTCGGACTGAGggtgagggggcggagccagcctgccaTGGCTCTGCTGCTTTGTAGGAGGAACACTATCGGATTTTTCAAAAATAATGAAATTTATGCagtgaataataaaacaaattacaaaACATTACCTCCAAACTGGGCCCATAAAAAAGGTCaccaaaaaaactaaactaaaataaaaaaaagataacaTATACGCAACATACAACATGAAGCAACATAACCAAACTCTGTCTGCGGTGTGTAACTATGATGTGTAAACACAGACGCCCTGTATAATACTTATGACATACAATTATGGGGCAGTGGTAGTGCATGCCCGCTCCTATATGGATAAAAGTGAGACTGTGGAAGACTAGACATTTTATTCAGTAGAATAAAAGGCTAAAGTCCTTCCAAAGTGTGAAGAACCATCCCCCAAGAAGGATACAAACTGTGGAGAAATGTTTTTGCTCCAGACAGAATCAgctgacatgactcaactttcagaccTCACCTGAGTCATgagaaccagatatatttgtgaactgcttaacaagaaaatcaAAGAGATCCATCGCTTCAAAGATCACAGGTCAAATCAAGACTTTGTTAATATAATGCTGTATGGGGGAATTTAGGGTCTGTCTATAGGTAACCCTCACAGGGCCAgtagcctagtggttaaggcacagaagctcccaaaTAGAGACCCCTGGTTTAGtccttgcctctggtgtctttcgttTACACCATGTTTACAGTAAGCTttacttcacacctgtaaagaactggctcttCAGTTAAACAAAGGACTGTTAGTAGGTGTGAAGCCACTTAAAGCATTGCTGGCATCACTATAAATAATATAAgcttgtttctctgttttttagtTAAAGTGGCAGCCTGCACATTTTAAACTGGAGCACCTAATGAAAAGAATAGGGCTGCTACAGTAGTTACTGCTCCTCAAAGAAATAGAAACATATCAGATGTGGGTCTGGAGAAGGTTGGACTATTTGGTGTTGTTTACCTGTACCTGTAAAGTGCAAGCACGACCACTAGATGGTGAAAGCCACTCATTTTACTCTTTTCTTTAATCTTTTCCTGTCAAGACTGTAAACATCATGTACACGTATCAATCGCTGGTGTTCTAAGCTTAACAGCATCACAGTGTGATATAAAAGCACTTGACACATAATTAGCTAAATGAAAAAGGTGTTGCACCTTGACATGCTCCTCTACCAAACTATTGAAAAAATATTTAGAAATTTTTATGCCACACCTGTTTATTTTCTAGCTAGGTTTTTTCATACAGTGTAAGGTACATCTGATACTGTACATCACCATACATACagaacaaaatgaataaaatagaataacTAAATGTTAATAATCCTCCCtattgcatttactgtagccGGATCCCAGAagttacatatacagtatgagttGGTGGTGTCTGAGTTTATTAAtgtgtcaaataaaataaaggtaATGTTTTAATCTTATGTTTTTTGAAAGTTTCCTGATAGACAACTTCACCTCTTCAGTCTTTAAAGAGTAAATGATGGGGTTTAGCAGAGCTGGTACAGTGTGAGTTAAAGTGGAATTGATGATCCTGGTGTTGGGGTGAAGAGAGGATGTCAGAACAGCTAAATTTGTGGCCATGAGTGGTAGGAAGAAAATAGCAACAAGAATCAGGTGAGAAGTACAAGTTTTCAGAGCTTTGAGACGTTCTGGTCCTGATGCGATCCTGCTCAGAGCGACAGCAATGCACACGTAGGTCAGTGCTATTAGTAAAAAGAGCCCAAAAACAACTGTGATTAAGGCAACATTTGCAACATTGTAATTTGGAGAAAAATCATTACAACCCAGACGATATATTGGTCCATggtcacaataaaagctttgtATCACCAaagacccacagaaggacagtCGGTCCAGTAGTCCAGCCATGCACGCTACCAAGCTTAATACAGCTGCCCatgtcaacagcagcatcacagcaacagctgGTTTAGTCACAATACGATGGTAATTTAAAGGGAAGCAAATGGCTACAAACCTGTCATAGGCCATAGTGACAAGTGTCAATGATTGTAAACATGCAAAGAACCACACAAAGAACATGTAACTCAAACACGCCTCATAGACAATGTATCTCCTGTCAAACAAGAACGTGTCCAGGACTTTAGGGATGAGAgcagtgctgccacacagatctgttaaagccaggctgaacacaatcatgtatttagcagaatgaagagtcttcaccaggtaaatcacagacatcagaaaacCGTTCCCAACAACAGTCATGATGTAGACGAAGCACAGGAACACGTAGTAATACTGAGCATGAGGGATGTCGGTGAAGCCATTGatgtaaaaagctgcaggacgaACAAATGTAGAATTAATTATGGAGGCTGATCTCTCTGCTTGGCTCATCACAATAACTGTTTCCCtagaaataacaacaaatattaAGGATGACACAGCAAACTGAAACCTGTTGGCAGCTCCCTAAACTGAGGTTTGCTGACTGAGACCTGACATTTatattgtttgtctttgatCGTATGGAGGCAGAAATGCTGGTCACTGTGTCACGTGGTGTGAATTAGTTTGATACACGTCAGTGTCTCAGTACAGTGGGTTTCTTAGCAACATCAGGACCAAAGGAAGCCAGAATATTAGACTtgatgtttattgttatttattcaatggaaaacaaacatttgttattTGTCTCAAACCTGGTTATTATACTGCTACATCTGGTTGGTAAGTTTCTGCTCAGCTCTGTCACAGATTACTTCATGACTGTTGAGGTGGAATTTAACACTGAGGAAACAGACAGTTGCTAGATTAAGTCACAATAATCCACAAcgtcttcttctcctttgtctTTTAGCATTTCCCATCAGGGGTGGCCACAGCAAAACATCCTTTTACACTTCACTCTATACAATATTCCACAATTTAAATTCTGCAAAGGGAGTTTAGTATATGGTTAATTTAGCAGTACAATTCACAACATTTCAAGGTATCACACTATAAACCTAAatctaataaataaaagctttcaATTGGATTACATTTATAAAACAGAGTCAGATAAGTCAACACAGCCAACAATGAGttaatattttagtttaatttgtATTGTTGGGtctgttgtttttccaaagCTTCTGAATAgacttcatcacttcttcagtcTTTAAAGAGTAAATGATGGGGTTAAGCAGAgctggtacagtgtgtgtcaaagTGGAGTTGATGATCCTGGTGTTGGGGTGAAGGTAGGACGTCATAACAGCCAAGTTTGTGGCAAGGAGTGGTAGAAAAAAAATAGCAACAAGAATCAGGTGAGAAGTACAAGTTTTTAGAGCTTTGAGTCGTTCTGCTCCTGATGCGATCCTGCTCAGAGCGACAGCAATGCACACGTAGGTCAGTGCTATTAGTAGAAAAGGCCCAAAAACGACTGCGATTAGAGCGACATATGCAGCATTGTAATTGGGGGAAAAATCATTACAACCCAAACTATACATTGGTCCATGGTCACAGTAAAAACTTTGTATCACCAAAGACCCACAGAAAGACAGTCGGTCCAGTAGTCCAGCCATGCACGCTACCAAGCTTAATACAGCTGCCCatgtcaacagcagcatcacagcaacggCTGGTTTAGTCACAATACTGTGGTACCTCAACGGGAGGCAAATGGCTACAAACCTGTCAAAAGACATAATAAGAAGAGTCAATGACTGCACACttgcaaagaagaaaacaaagaacatgtaactcaaacacgcctcatagacaatgtatctcctgtcaaacaagaacgtgtccaggactttagggatgagagcagtgctgccacacagatctgttaaagccaggctgaacacaatcatgtatttagcagaatgaagagtcttcaccaggtaaatcacagacatcagaaaacCGTTCCCAACAACAGTCATGATGTAGACGAAGCACAGGAACACGTAGTAATACTGAGCATGAGGGATGTTGCTGAAGCCATTGatgtaaaaagctgcaggacgaACAAACGTAGTATTAATTATGGAGGCTGATCTCTCTGCTTGGCTCATCACAATAACTGTTTCCCtagaaataacaacaaatattaAGGATGACACAGCAAACTGAAACCTGTTCTCAGCTCCCTAAACTGAGGTTTGCTGACTGAGACCTGACATTTatattgtttgtctttgatCGTATGGAGGCAGAAATGCTGTTCACTGTGTCACGTGGTGTGAATTAGTTTGATACACGTCAGTGTCTCAGTAGAGTGGGTGTCTTGGCAACATCAGGACCAAAGGAAGCCAGAGAATCAGACCTGGTGTTTATTGTACCCCTATTTTTGTTACGGAACCTGTGTCTTACAGTACTTGGTGGCCTGTAGGTGACCACACCTGCCATaattcctggtggtccagagagGGCCATGCCCGCCTTGGTTCTTGTTGGTCCAGAGATGACCTCACCTGCCTCGTTCTTGTCCCCCCTGTATTGCTGGATCCTGGTTCTGCCCTGCGTCTAGTCCCACGTCTGACGGCTGCCGCAGCCTGGTGCCTCAGTTTTGGTGTCTTCTGCTCTTGTGTCTGTTGGTGCTTTGCTCCGGGTTCGGGATGCTGGTGTTAATGTTGACCTGCTCCCTTGCTCGGTTCCTGCATCTGTTGAGCCTGACATGGAGGTACCTGAATGCAGCCCTGCCTCTGCTTTGCTCAGCTCCCTAGCTACGCCACCCTCTTCCACAACAGTGGCTGTGCCTCTGTCGCTGGCCACCTCAACTCTCCAGTCTCCTGAATGGGCCATCGCCTGTAGGACATTGTCTATCTCAGCAAGCTTCTGGTGTCGTTGTGCTCTGCCGCCAGCCACCAAGATGCTTTGGTCTCCCTGGCTGATTATTGCCCAGAGGATGCCATCACTTCCTGCAAACCCCTGGAGGCGTCTTGTTCAGACGCCGGTCTTCCAGAGCTCTGTGCTTGTCCCGTGAATCTAATGGTGCCATTGTGGACACTGTTATGGACTTTGTCTTTGACtcattttgctttgtgtttgtttctagtTGCCTAGCTCTGgtcatgttttctgtgtttaG
This Betta splendens chromosome 14, fBetSpl5.4, whole genome shotgun sequence DNA region includes the following protein-coding sequences:
- the LOC114869927 gene encoding olfactory receptor 51F2-like, encoding MSQAERSASIINTTFVRPAAFYINGFSNIPHAQYYYVFLCFVYIMTVVGNGFLMSVIYLVKTLHSAKYMIVFSLALTDLCGSTALIPKVLDTFLFDRRYIVYEACLSYMFFVFFFASVQSLTLLIMSFDRFVAICLPLRYHSIVTKPAVAVMLLLTWAAVLSLVACMAGLLDRLSFCGSLVIQSFYCDHGPMYSLGCNDFSPNYNAAYVALIAVVFGPFLLIALTYVCIAVALSRIASGAERLKALKTCTSHLILVAIFFLPLLATNLAVMTSYLHPNTRIINSTLTHTVPALLNPIIYSLKTEEVMKSIQKLWKNNRPNNTN
- the LOC114869926 gene encoding olfactory receptor 51F2-like; the protein is MSQAERSASIINSTFVRPAAFYINGFTDIPHAQYYYVFLCFVYIMTVVGNGFLMSVIYLVKTLHSAKYMIVFSLALTDLCGSTALIPKVLDTFLFDRRYIVYEACLSYMFFVWFFACLQSLTLVTMAYDRFVAICFPLNYHRIVTKPAVAVMLLLTWAAVLSLVACMAGLLDRLSFCGSLVIQSFYCDHGPIYRLGCNDFSPNYNVANVALITVVFGLFLLIALTYVCIAVALSRIASGPERLKALKTCTSHLILVAIFFLPLMATNLAVLTSSLHPNTRIINSTLTHTVPALLNPIIYSLKTEEVKLSIRKLSKNIRLKHYLYFI